One segment of Trachemys scripta elegans isolate TJP31775 chromosome 1, CAS_Tse_1.0, whole genome shotgun sequence DNA contains the following:
- the TPT1 gene encoding translationally-controlled tumor protein, with protein sequence MIIYRDCISQDEMFSDIYSIREVADGLCLEVEGKMVTRTEGQIADALIGGNASSEAIEEGTDPTVITGVDIVMNHHLQETSFTKESYKKYIKDYMKAIKARLEEHKPDRVKPFMTGAAEQVKHILANFKNYQFFVGENMNPDGMVALLDFREDGVTPYMIFFKDGLETEKC encoded by the exons ATGATCATCTACCGGGACTGCATCAGCC AGGATGAGATGTTCTCCGATATCTACAGCATCCGGGAGGTCGCCGACGGGCTCTGCTTGGAAGTGGAGGGGAAG ATGGTCACCAGGACTGAGGGTCAGATTGCTGATGCTTTAATTGGTGGCAATGCCTCCTCTGAAGCTATTGAAGAAGGAACAGATCCCACAGTTATCACTGGTGTTGATATAGTAATGAATCACCATCTTCAGGAAACTAGCTTTACAAAAGAGTCCTACAAGAAGTATATCAAGGACTACATGAAAGC aatcaAAGCCAGACTGGAGGAACACAAGCCAGACAGAGTAAAGCCTTTCATGACAGGGGCTGCAGAACAAGTCAAACACATCCTTGCGAACTTCAAAAATTATCAG TTCTTTGTAGGTGAGAACATGAATCCAGATGGCATGGTGGCTCTCCTGGACTTCCGTGAGGATGGAGTAACTCCATAtatgattttctttaaagatGGTTTAGAAACTGAGAAGTGT TAA